GGGCGAGTGATACCCCTCTCCGTCCGGTCCGACACCGTCCCTGTGTGCGGACTCGACTCGCGAGAGGAGGTCCTCGGGGAGGTCGTCGATCCGCTCGGGCGCCTCGAGCGAGAACCGGTCCCAGTGCGTACGTGCGGGGTGGTCCTGGGGCATGAACAGACAGTCGTTGATCCAGAAGTCGGCGTCCGCGTGCGGCCCGTCCATCTCCCGGAAGCCCATCCCGATCAGGACGTCCTTCACCCTGTCCGCCGTCTGGCGGAGGACGTGTTTCCGGCCGGCCGGAGCGGTCGCGGCCTCCGCCTCGACGTTGTACGGCGCGAACTCGACCGTCTCCCAGTCACCGGAGGCCGCAGTCTCGCCGGTCAGTAAGTCGGAGGAGATCTCACCGACGGTATCTCGTTCCTCGAGGCCTTCCATCAGTGCGGTGACGCCCTCGTCGGTGAGCTTCACGGATCGGACGGTCCGTTCGGTCCGTTCGATCAGGTCGCGCCGGTCGAGCGCGTCGAGGGTCGCCTCGTCGTCGACTGAGCCGCCCGAAGAGATCGCCGAGAGCGCGGTCGCCTCCTCGTCCTCGCCGGCGTCGGGCGTCGCGGAAAGCTCACCGGAGTCGATCCCGCCCAGTCCTTTGCGTGCGAAGTTCGAGAGCGCGATGTCGACCTCCCCGCCCTCTAGACCGGAGCGGCCGATGATCTCGCCCATCGAAACGGAAGAGTCGTCGGCCCCGAGGTCGAGTGCCGTCTCGTAGAGCCGTCGTTCGGGCAGACCGCTCTCGGCGTAGCTCTCGCCCTCCTCCGTGAGCGTGAGCGTCTCCTCGGTCTCCTCTGCGACCGAGAGCAGCCCCGCCTCCTCGAGGGCGAACGCCGCTCCCGTGATCGTCTCCGGTTTCTCCCCCGTCTCGTCGGCGATTCGATCAATCTCCCGGTACTCCTCGGCGCTCGCCGCCCGGAGGACGGCGACCTGTGTCGCTGGTAGTCTCATTGTCGGTGTCGTTTCGGAGCAGTCGCTTAGCGGTTCCGGACTCCGTGGACGGGTTCACGCGAGACGTGCGCTCGCGATCCGTCGCCCGCAGCTAGGTGAAAAAGCCGAACCCGTCGACGCTCGCGGCCTGCTCGCGTGCGGTTCGGACACCGGTTTCGGGTTCGGAAACCATACGGACGGATTCGGGTATCCGATGATAAACGTTGCCGTGGACGGGCGTCCCTCGGGACGGGCGGCCGCTCGTAGGGATCGTCGTAGAAGCTCATACTCTCTCGATCACGAACCGAACGACACCGGGGACGTGTCTGTCTGAGAGACCCGGTTGGCTACGACGATCCCTTTCAGTGTACATCCGCGATCCGTTCGACGGCGACGACGAGCCGATAGAGGAGGTAGGTCGGGACGACCAGCAGCACGAGTATCAGTGGGACGAGCACCCCGAGCAGGACGTTTCCGGTGAGAACGCCGTACACGAGTATCACGACCGACAACAGGCCCACCGCGAGGGAGAGAGCGGTGGGGAATCCGTCGGTGGAGAGCATCGATATGGGCGGAGTCGATGACGAAGAGCCATGAGTGTTCGGGCCGGTCGAGCATCCCCCGTCCAGTGGTTCGCGTCAGTTCGCGTGTCGGTCGATCAGTTCGGAGAGTACCGTGCGGTCCTGCATTCCGACCAGCCGTTCGACCTGCTCGCCGTCGGAGAATAGCAAGAGCGTGGGCACGCTCCGGACGCCGTACTCCATCGCGATCTGCCGGTTGCGGTCGATGTCCACCTTCGCGACGGCCGCGGGCGAGTCGGCCGCGACGGCTTCCACGACCGGGGCGAGCATCTGACACGGCCCGCACCACTCGGCGTGGAAGTCCACGAGCACGACGTCGTGGTCGGCGACCACCGCCGAGAACTCCTCTCTCCTTCGGATCTCGATCGGTTCGTTCGGTGTCCCCTCTCTCCCCTCTGAAGCGTCCTCGGCCTCAACCTGCGAGACCAACTCCTCTCGCTTCCGTTGCCTGATCGCCTCGATATCGTCCGCGTCACTCATAACGAGCGACTACGGACCGGAGGAGAATAAGTGAACCTCTCGATTACTCCGAGAGGAAGTCGGGGATCACGCGTTTCTCTTCGACCTCGCGTTCGAGGTGCGAGCGGAACGTCTCGGAGTCGACGTCGCTCGCCTCGCGCTCGAAGCGATCACGAACGGAGAGCGTGCCTGCCTCGGCCTCGTTCCCGCCGAGGATCAGCATGTAGGGGACCCGGTCGTCGTGCGCCGTCTGGATCTTCTTCCCGAGCGTCCACGAGCGCTCTTCGATCTCGACGCGGAAGCTCCCCAGTAGATCTGCGACCTCACGGGCGTAGTCGAGGGTGTCGTCGCTCACGGTGAGGATCCGGACCTGTTCGGGTGCGAGCCAGGTCGGGAAGTCGCCCGCGAACTGCTCGATCAGCACGCCCATGAACCGTTCCATACTCCCGAGCAGCGCCCGGTGGACCATCACCGGGCGGTGTTCCTCGTTGTCATCTCCCACGTAGGTCAGGTCGAGGCGTTCGGGGATGTTGAAGTCCAGCTGGACGGTGCCGACGGTCCACTCCCGACCGATCACGTCGCGGGCGTCGAGACCGATCTTCGGGCCGTAGAAGGCGGCTTCGCCCTCCTCGAGTTCGTACTCCAGTCCCGCCTCCTCGAGGGCGTCGCGGAGGGATTCAGTCGCTCTCGACCAGATCTCGTCGCTGCCGACGGCGTGCTCGCCCTTCGTCTCCAGCTTGTAGATCACCTCGAAATCGAACTCGCCGTAGATCTGTTCGATCACCTCGAGCGTGCGCGAGATCTCGGCCTGGATCTGGTCCTCGCGGATGAACGCGTGGCCGTCGTCCTGGGTCATCCCACGCACTCGCAAGAGTCCCGAGAGCTCGCCGGACTGCTCGTTCCGATAGACGTTGCCGAACTCGGAGAACCTGACCGGGAGGTCCCTGTAGGAGCGGACCTGCTGGTCGTAGATGTAGGCGTGGTTCGCACAGTTCATCGGCTTCAGACCGTACTCGGTGGCGTCCTCTCTCTCCCCGCCGGCGCTCGCCTGGTGCCACGCGAACATTTCGTCGTCCTCTTTGAACGCGTCGTAGTGACCCGTCGGCTTCCAGAGTTCGGCCTTGTTGAGCTCCGGCGTGCGGACCTCCTCGTAGCCGAGGTCGTCGTTTTTCACCCTGATGTACTCCTCGAGCTCCCGGCGGATCCGCATCCCGTTCGGGTGGAAGTGGACACAGCCCGGCGAGTGACTCGGCACCGAGAAGAGGTCCATCTCGCGGCCGATCTTCCGGTGGTCGCGCTCTTTGGCCTCCTCCCGGCGTTCGAGGAACGCGTCGAGTTCCTCCTCGGTCGGGAACGCGGTGCCGTAGACCCTGGTCAGGGATTCGTTGTCCTCGTCGCCGCGCCAGTAGGCCGCGCTCATCTCCAAGAGCGCGAAGCCGCCGATCTCGCCGGTGGAGGCGACGTGCGGGCCGCGACAGAGGTCGCGGAACTCTCCCTGCTCGTAGAAGCTGATCGGGTCGTCGCCGGCCGCCTCCTCGTCCAAAATGTCGAGTTTGAACGGGTTTTTCTCCTCGTGGTAGTGTGCGATCGCCTCCTCTCTCGGGAGTTCGACGCGCTCGACGGGGAGGTCGGTTTCGATGATCTCGTGTGCCTCGGCCTCGATCGCTTCTAAGTCCGACTCGTCCAGGTCGACACCGTGGACGTCGTAGTAGAATCCCCGGTCGGTCCACGGGCCGATCGCGAGCTTCGCCCCGGGGTGGAGTCTGAGCAGCGCCTGGGCGAAGACGTGGGCGGCGGTGTGACGCAGCGCGTCCGTGTACTCGTCGGCGGCGTCGGTGACGATCTCTATCTCGACGTCGCGCTCGATCGGCTGTTCTCGCGCCACCAGCTCGCCGTCGAGTTTGCCCGCGACGGTGTCGCGACCGAGGCCTGGTCCGATCTCGTAGGCCACGTCCTCGACGGTGGCCCCGGATTCGACCTCGAGCGTCGAGCCGTCGGGCAGCGTCACGGTCACGCTCATACCTACAGAGAGCCGAGGGCGGGTAGATAAGGATTTATACAGCGAGGGCCCGGCTTCGCCTCGTGGCGAACCGTTCTCCGCCAGGTATAACGAACGATCGTTACAAACGACGATCGACGTAGATACCTTTATGAGAACGAGCGATGTGCGACCGTCTGAGTCCTTATGGGTGGACGAATCAACGGCGTCACCCCGGGTGACCGAAAGCGTGTCGAGGAGCTGCTCGCGGGGGTCGGGGGGCGAGAGTTCGTCAGATCGGTCGAGATCGCCGAGGAGCTCGGGCTCTCGACGCGGGCCGCCGGACGGACGGTCGCCGCGCTCGCCGAGGCGGACTCGATCGAGGAGATCCGCATCGAGGAGTGGTCGCGCGGGCGAACCGGCGGGACCACGTGGCTGGTCGAGCGCGACGGCACCGGGAGCCGACCCTGAGACAGTGCTCCGAGTGGATCGGGGATCGGCGACCGGAGAGCGCCGCCGTGGTCGGTTCGGCCCGCGAGAGCGGCGCGTTCTGGCCGACCCACGGATGCAAAAAGCCTATAATCGCGACCGGGTTACGCTGAGGTAGCAATGACGATAGAACCCCTGCCGCTGTTCCCGGGCTTCCCGGGGGGGATCGAACTGGCCGTGATCGTGCTGATCGCGATCCTGCTGTTCGGCGCGAACAAGATCCCGAAGCTCGCCCGGTCGACCGGACAGGCGATGGGCGAGTTCCAGAAGGGCCGTGAGGAGGTAGAACAGGAGCTGGCCGAGATGCGCGACGGCGCGACCGGCGCGATCGAGGGCGACGACGACTTCGGCGAGCCCGAGACCGACGACACCGAGGCCGAACCCGAGATCGGCACCGAAGAGCAGGTCGAGGCCGAACCCGAGACCGAAACCGAGACGTCGACGTAGTTTTTTCCAGTCGATCCCCGGGGACGTGTGGCCTAGTGGATAGGGCGAGAGGTTCCTAACCTCTCGATCGCGGGTTCGAATCCCGTCACGTCCGTCGTGGTCGCTCACGTCCGTTCGCGACCGCGACGGACACAGGGATTCGAAGTACGGAACGAGCTAGTGTCAGCGAGCGAAGTTCAGGTGGATCGAGTCCCGTCGTGTTCGTCGTCTGTAAACGTCCTCCCCAGCCACCCGGACGAACGTGACGGAGTAGACCGACGGTACACCACGACCGGAGAGTCCGCCTTGATCGGACGGGAACCGGCCGAGAGTAGCGAGAAGGCTCATACCGGACCCTGCGAGTGTGATACGTATGGTCGCTGAACCGGAAGGGATCGACCCCCGGAGCGGCATCGGACGCCTCCGACCGCCGGCCGCTGCGGTGAGCGCACCTCCCGACCGAGTTTTGTCTCGATCAGCGGAGAGTTCAGATGGCGGCGTCCTCTCTCGACTACCGGGCCTCGGCCTTTCACTTCCACACGTTCTTATCGCCCCTCTAACCTATAATTATGTTTTGTACTATGTTTTAGCAGAAGGTTTTTTCTTCGGTCGGGACCAGTGTCGCTGTAATGGCTATCGACGACGGTGACCGGACCGGTCCCGCACAGTTAGAGGGGGAGGTGGCGGCGGAGTCCGCGGAACGGACGGTTCCGTCGGTCAGCGTCGACGAGTACACGTGGGCGGAGTTCATGGACGAACACGGCCACGGGGAGGAGGTCGACGCGCTCTACGAGGGGCTCGTGCGGTCCGACGGCTCCCGGACGGTCCCGAGCGGATCGGACTGGGACCGGGTTTCGTTCGATCCCGAGCGCTACCTCGGCTACCACCCGGATTCGCTCCCCGGGAGGCTGACCGAGGCCGCGGGGACGGCCGGGAGACGCTGGCTGGAGGCGCTACGATACATGGACCCGGCGTTCGTCCCCGTCACGAAGGGGATCTACACCTGGGAGCACTTCAAAAAGGAGTTCTACTACACCGACGAGGGACGGCCCCCACGGGACGAGGAGGGTCGCGTCGTGCCGTTCGACCCGACCGAGTACCTCGGGTTCTCCCCGGAGGACACCCCCGGGGTGTGCTCGAACGGGGAGAACGTCGCCACGAAGCTCGCGGAGGTAGTCGAGGAACGGACGGTCAACGTGAGAGAGGAGCTGGACGAGGACGCTTTCTTCTCCGGACCCGGCGGCGAGACGACGATCACGAACCGCTACGACCTGGAGAAGGCGGTTCCCCTGCCGAAGAAATCGCACTTCCACGAGGTCGACCGCTACTGGGTGAACAAGCCCTACGCGTTCGTCGTGATCTTCCACTCGAAGAAGGAGAACGAGAAGAAGTACTACCTCGTGGAACCGCACCTCACGCCGATCGAGGGGGAGCTACTGGAGTTCCTCACGGGGAAGCTCAGGACCGCGATCAAGTACGCCGGCGACGACGTGGTCGTCCGGGGGAGCGAGGAGGAGCGTCGCGGGGTGATCGACCGCGAGACACGTCGGCTGCTCGATCGGTACGACCTCGCGACGGGCGAGAGCGAGGCGATCGGCGACCGGGTCCGGGAGTTCTTCGGGAGCGACGAGGCAGGCGTCGTCGAGCGACTGAAACGTCTCGTCTCCGGCGAAGAGCACCCCGAGGGGCGGGTCGTCGTGGGTGCCGAGCCGGTCCGACCGGAGCCGGCGCTGATCGACGAGGACGCGGAGACGCTCTCGCCCACACAGATCGAGAAGCTGCTCTACCGGCTCAAACGCGACTTCATCGGGTATCAGCGGATCGACGGAATCAAACACGACATCAACGTCGAGGACATCTCCTGCGACGGCTACAACTCGCCGGTGTTCGTCTACCACGGCGAGTACGAACAGGTCATCACGAACGTCTTCCACGGCCAGGAGACGCTCGACGACTTCGTCGTCAAACTCGCCCAGCGCTCGGGCAAGGGGATCAGCAAGCGACAGCCACAGGTCGACGCGACGCTGCCCGACGGCTCGCGGGCACAGCTCACGTTGGGTCAGGAGGTCTCCGATCACGGGACGAACTACACGATCCGGCAGTTCAAGGACGTCCCGTTCACCCCGGTGGACCTGATCTGCTGGCACACGTTTAGTTTAGAAGAGATGGCCTTTCTCTGGCTCTGTATCGAGAACAACAAGAGCCTGATCTTCGCGGGCGGGACCGCCTCGGGGAAGACGACCTCGCTCAACGCCGTCTCGCTGTTCATCCCCTCGAAGTCGAAGATCGTCTCGATCGAGGACACCCGCGAGGTCGAACTCCCCCAGCGCAACTGGATCGCGAGCGTCACGCGCGCGTCGTTCTCCGAGGACGACGGCGGCGGGGTCGACGAGTTCGACCTGCTCGAGGCCGCGCTCCGCCAGCGCCCCGAGTACATCGTGATGGGCGAGATCCGTGGCGAGGAGGGCCGAACCGCGTTCCAGGTGATGTCGACCGGGCACACCACCTACACGACGTTCCACGCCGATTCCGTCGGCGAGGTGCTCAAGCGCTTTACGACCGAGCCGATCAACGTCTCGAAGACGATGTTCACGGCGCTCGACCTCGTCTCGATCCAGACGTCGACGCGCGTGGAGGGTCGGAAGGTCCGACGAAACAAGACGCTCACCGAGATCAACCACTACGACGCAGAGAACGACGAGATCAACGTCAAGGACGTCTACCAGTGGCAGGCCGAGACCGACGAGTACTTGAAGACCGGCGAGTCGAACACCGTCGAGGAGATCTGTTTCGACCGTGGCTGGAGCCGCGAGGAGCTCGACGACGAGCTGTTCGAACGCGAGGTCGTCATCGCCTACCTAATCGAGAACGGGCTGAACGAGTATCGCCAGGTCGCGGCGACGTTCCAGGCCTTCATCAACGATCCCGAGACGATCATGACGCTCATCGCGAACGACGTCTTGGAGGAGAGTCTCACCGACCTCAGGGAGATGGAGAGCGTGTTGATCGACGTCGACCCGGAGAAGGAGGCGCTCGTCCCCCGACCGGACCCGGACGAGAAGACCCGTGCGCTCGCTCGAGAGATCCTCGCACGCGCCGAGGAGGAACTCTTCGGGGAGTACGAGGGGAAGGTCCCGGAGGGGCTCGCGAGCGCGCTCGACGCCATCGAGACGAGCGAGGACGTCGTCGTCGGACCCGGACTCGACGACGGTGTCGCCGTTCCCGGTCTCCCGGAGGGAGCGCCTTCCGCGCTCGACGAGGGAGAATCGAGTGCCGATCCCGATGAACCGGACGGAATCGGATCGGACGAGGATACGGACACGAGTACGGACCGATCGGAGGCTAACGAACGTCTCGGAGGCGATAGCGAGGACGGAGACGGCGATACAGCGGACGACGGGGCCGCGTTCGAGTTCGGCGGGGACGAGGACGGGTTCGAGGGCGCGCGTCCCGCGGAGGAGCCGTGAGCCTCGACGTCGGCTCGTCGGGGGAGTTCGGGGCCGACGCCCTCGGGGACACGTTCTACCCGCTCTACCGGTGGGTCTTCTCGGAGGACAGCACGTTCGTCGCTGACGTCGACCGCAAACTCAGCGAGGCCCGGATGGCCGACACGGTCGAACTCTACCTCTCGCGTGCGCTCGCGATCGGCACGCTCTCGGGCGGAGCGCTCTGGGTCGTCGGAACGCTCCTGGGATACCTGCTGTTCGCTACAGGGCTGGTCCCGATCGACACGCTGATCGGCATTCCCGCGCCGAACGAGGCGCTCCTCGAACTGATGATCGCGATCCGGATCCCGTTGCTGATCCTCGTCACCGGTCTCGTCTTCGGGAGCCTCGGCTTCGCCGCTGGCTTCGGGGCGCTGCTCGTGGTTCCCTACTCGCGAGCCTCGGCCAGGGAACGCGAGATCAACATGCTGATGGCCGACTCCGTCGCGTTCATGTACGCGCTCTCGGTGGGAGGGATGAACCAGCTCGAGATCCTCGAGGCGATGGCCAGAGCCGACGACACCTACGGCGAGGTGAGCTACGAGTTCAAGTCGATCGTCCAGGAGACCGAGTACTTCGACACGGACTATCGAACCGCGATCAGGAACCAGGCGATGGAGACCCCCTCGGACGAGCTGAGTCAGTTCCTCACGGACATGCTCTCGATCGTCAACAGCGGCGGCGACCTCTCGCGCTTTCTCGAGGACAAGAAGGACAAACACATGCGGACTGCGAAACAGGAACAGGAGCTCACCCTCGAAACGCTCGAGCTCTTCGGCGAGATGTACATGACGCTCTCGCTCTTTCCGCTGTTGCTCATCATCATCCTCGTCATCATGAGCATGCTCGGCGACGCGGACGAACTGATGCTCTACGGCACCGTCTACGCGCTGATCCCGCTCGTCGGTGCTGGCTTTCTCGTGCTCGTCTCGACGGTGAAACGCGACGAACCCGGCGACGGCTACCTCGTCCCGGACGGGGGGAGCGCACACCTCGCCGACCCGAACCGGAACCCGCTGTTCGACCTCGGACTGATCGAGAGATTCACCGGCGAGTACGGGGTCTTCGACCGGATAAAGCGCAGAGAGAGGGGATACGAGTTCGGCGAGATCCTCCGCCGCCCGCATCACTTCCTCCGCGACTTCCCGCTGTACACGCTCGCGCTCACGGTCCCGCTCTCGCTCGTTCTGGTGGGGGTGGCTGCCGCGACGGGGTCGGCTCCCACCACCTGGCAGGGCTTCATCAACCAGCCCGTCTGGTCGACGTTCGTCTGGGTCTACGTACCGCTCTACCTGATCGGCATCCCGCTCGCCGTGTTCTACGAGTGGAACCAGCACTCCCGCCACGCGATCACGAAGGGACTGTCCGACGACCTCAGGAAGCTCTCGAGCGCGAACGACACCGGGATGACGCTGCTCGAATCGGTCCAGGTGGTGTCGGAGACGTCCTCCGGGAAGCTCGCCAGGGAGTTCGAGACGATGCACGCGAAGGTGAACTACGGGACGAGTCTGAAAGACGCACTGATCGAGTTCAACAACCGCTATCACATCCCTCGGCTCGCCCGGACGGTCAAGCTCATCAGCAAGGCCCAGGAGGCCTCCAGCCAGATCACGGCCGTCCTCACCACAGCGGCGCAGGCGAGCGAGAACCAGGACGACATCGACCGCGAACGCAAGTCCAGAACCAGGATGCAGGTCGTCATCATCGTGATGACGTATCTCACGCTGCTCGCGGTGATGGCGATCCTGAAGACGCAGTTCCTCGACGTGATGAGCGGGATGACCGACCAGGCCGCGAACGGCGACGCCACAGCGGACGTCGGCGGTGGCGGACCGGACTTCGGCGGCGGGATCGACACGGGCCTCCTCAGCGTGATGTTCTTCCACGCCGTGACGATGCAGGCGATCCTCTCGGGGATGATCAGCGGCTACATGCGCGACGCGAAGATCGTGAGCGGCGTGAAGTACGTCATCGTGCTCGTCACGATCGCACTGGCGGTCTGGATGGTGGTCGGATGAACGCGCGCGGACAGACCGGGATCGACTTCCTCGTCGGCGCGACGGTGTTCCTGATCGCCGTCGGTTTCGTCTTCGCGTTCGTCCCGTCGATGTTCGCACCGTTTTTCACCGGTGGCACCGGCGACACGCTCACCGCCGACCGGGCGGCGACGCAGTTGGCGGAGAAGGAACTGGTCGTGGATCCCTCGTCGCCCGCTGTTCTGAACGAGTCGAGTGTCGATGAGTTCTTCGAGGGGTGTACGGACGAGGAGGACGAAGGGCAGTACGTCGCGGACGAACTCGGGCTCGGAACCGATCGAGTGCAGGTCGAACTGGGCAACGACTCCTGTGGGGACGACCCGCCCGCTCGCTCCTCGGTGACCGTCTCCCAGCGCTACGTCTCGATCGACGAAGACCACCACACGCTCACCGTGAGGGTCTGGTCATGAACCGGGGGCAGGTCCACACGCTGGAGGCGTTCGTCGCCGCGCTCTTGCTCGTCGGCGGGCTCATCTTCGCCACGCAGGCGACGGCGGTGACGCCGCTTTCGGCCAGCACGTCGAACCAGCACATCGAGAATCAGCAGCGGGCGGTCGCGACCGACCTGCTCGCGGTGACCCACGAGGACGGCTCGCTCGAGGAGGCGCTGCTGTTCTGGAACGACACCGAGGACGGGTTCGCCTACACCGGAGAGAACCGGCAGTTCTACACCGACGATCCGCCCGAGGAGTACGCTCACCCGCTCGCAGACCCGCTCTCGGAGGCGTTCGGCGGTACGCAGGTCGCGTACAACATCGACCTCATCTACCAGAACTCGGAGGACCCCGCGAACACGAGCGAGCAGGAACTGGTGGAGATGGGCTCGCCGAGCGACAACGCGGTCGTCGCGAGTCGGACGGTCGTGCTGTTCGACGGGAACGGGGTCAGCGCCGGCGACAACGAAGGAACAGCTCTCTCGGAACTGGAAGACGGCGAGTTCTACGCACCGAACGTCGACGAAGACGGCGAACTGTACAACGTCGTAGAGGTGAGGATCACCGTATGGCGGATGTGAGTCGACTCCGCCGATCGGATCGCGCGCAGTTCATCCTCGTCTCCGGGCTGCTCATCGCGGTCGTTCTCGTCGCGCTCGTGCTGTTGCTGAACGCGACGATCTACACCGAGAACGTCGCGACCCGCGGGGTCGACAGCGGGGCGAACGACGCGCTCCAGTACCAGGAGACGCTCTCGGTCGGTATCGTGGGACTGGTCGAAGAGGAGAACCAGCGAAACCACTCGGAGTGGGGGGATATCGAGGCGAACGTCAACCGGGGCAACGCGGTCCTGACTGACCGACTCGAACGACAGTACGTAGAACGCGGCAGTGTCGTGACAGCGGAGGTTCGCATCGACCCCGGTGTTCGCGTGTGGCAGGAGGAAACCGGGGAGTTCGACGACGGGACGATCGCGAGCAATGTCACCGAGGTTCGCTCGTTCTCGATCGATTCGCACGAACTCCCCGAGGACAACGAGTCCTTTCAGATTGTCGTCCAGAACGGCTCCGACGAGTGGGTGCTGTCGCTCTATCAGGAGGGCAACGAGGTCGTCGCAGAGGCGGAGGCCGGGACCTGCTCGGCAGACGTCGAGGAGATCACCCCTCACGATCCCGACTGGTGCAACGGCGACTATGTGTGGGCCGACGGCGTGGACGAAGGCTACGAGATCGACTTCGTGAACGGGTCAGCCACGAACGGGGAATACGAACTCGTCGCCGACGGGGTCGGTGGTGACGGGATCGAAGCCAACCAGACCGCGTTCGTCTCCAGCGCGACGATCGACCTGACCTATCGCTCCTCGCGGATCGAGTATTCGACGAGCGAGAGCCTCGGTTGGGAGGCACCGCGATGACCGATCGCGCGGTCTCCGTCGCGGTCAACTACGTGCTCACGCTGCTCATCGCGACGGTGCTCCTCGGCGGGCTCGTGATGGCTGCCGGTGGTGTGATCGAGTCCCAGTCGAACAACTCGGTCCACGACGAACTGGGCGTGATCGGCGAGCGCCTCGCGGCCGATATCGAGAGCGCGGATCGGCTGCGCGCTGCTGGTGGCGAGGACACAAGCGTCTCGGTCCGGAGCGATCTCCCGAACCGGGTCTCGGGAACGAGCTACACCATCGAGGTGAACGGAGATGAGGAGACCATCACGCTCGGTTCGCAGAATCCGGAAGTGACCGTGAGGGTCTCCTTCGCCGTGGAGAACGTCGAATCGACACGGGTCCGCGGAGGGGCAGTGGTGATCGCTTCGAAGGATGGAAAATTGGAGGTGCGAGAGTCGTGATGGACGACCGTGCGGTGAGCGAAGTGGTGGGCTACGTGCTGGTGCTCGCGCTCGTCGTCACCACGATGGGTGTCCTGTTCACTACAGGGTTCGGTACGTTGCAAGACGTCCAGCGGGCGGAGCAGGTGAACAACGTCGAGCGGGCGTTCGACGTTCTCGACGCGAACTTACAGGACATGTACAGGGAGGGTGCGCCGAGTCGGGCGACCGAGATGCGACTCGTCGATGGATCGCTCGGGTTCGGCCAACCCACGACGATCGACGTCGCACAGGACGGAGAGACCATCGGCAACCTCACCGTTAGTGCCTACCCGATCGAGTACGACAGCGGTGACGGAACACAGATCGTCTACGCTCACGGTGCCCTGATTCGGGCCGAAGGCGACGGCAGTGTCATGCTCGCGGAGCCGAACTTCGTCCTCGACGACGACCACGTTGTCGTCTCCGGGGTGAGGACACGACCGCTGTCCGATTCACCCACCAGTATCGACCGGACCGGAACCGTGTTGATCGGTGGCGAACACCTGCGAACCGATACCTCGACTAGCGAGTCGTCGAATGAACCGCTGACCATCACCGTCGAAACCCAGCACGTCGACGCGTGGGAGGGATACTTTCGGGAGCATGAAGACCGAGGGATCGGAGACGTCGTAGAGCGGACCGACGACTCGGTAACGTTCCAGATCGATCACGACGACTACGAGACGGCGTCGGTCGTTCGGCCAGTCATCAGGATAGCGTTCAGAAACTGAATGGATCAGTTCAGTTCTACTTCGACTTCGTTCTCAGTGACGTGGAGGTACTGGATCTCGTCGACAGTGACGTCGAAGCCGATACCTTTGTCCTCTAAACTCTGGTGTCCGTGTATCGTTGTTGCCGCACTGTGAACCTCGATCACGTCGGCGATGATCGCTCCCTGTATGTCAACG
This region of Halalkalicoccus sp. CGA53 genomic DNA includes:
- a CDS encoding DUF7266 family protein, whose protein sequence is MTDRAVSVAVNYVLTLLIATVLLGGLVMAAGGVIESQSNNSVHDELGVIGERLAADIESADRLRAAGGEDTSVSVRSDLPNRVSGTSYTIEVNGDEETITLGSQNPEVTVRVSFAVENVESTRVRGGAVVIASKDGKLEVRES
- a CDS encoding DUF7289 family protein: MDDRAVSEVVGYVLVLALVVTTMGVLFTTGFGTLQDVQRAEQVNNVERAFDVLDANLQDMYREGAPSRATEMRLVDGSLGFGQPTTIDVAQDGETIGNLTVSAYPIEYDSGDGTQIVYAHGALIRAEGDGSVMLAEPNFVLDDDHVVVSGVRTRPLSDSPTSIDRTGTVLIGGEHLRTDTSTSESSNEPLTITVETQHVDAWEGYFREHEDRGIGDVVERTDDSVTFQIDHDDYETASVVRPVIRIAFRN